A genome region from Chelonia mydas isolate rCheMyd1 chromosome 24, rCheMyd1.pri.v2, whole genome shotgun sequence includes the following:
- the LOC102941054 gene encoding T-lymphocyte surface antigen Ly-9, with product MTGRLLQPGRGHSRCEEMPSEAGSCYNKEAEDLRPLPTATGNDEDMEVRRPSVPFLLLLLISFLAGIVIGQELTPNRQVNGTLGGSVVLSVDLSPGKKVKKIEWSFKAGTGVTIQLAEFNGEKFERPDPSDRFQQRLEMYNETSLRIKALELGDSGVYEARVKILPATLEEQAFLLTVYEPVPEPEIKSHSVSSTADGCNVTLQCQASGREEVNLSWTRGNPPRGLGDSERYQLSPDGRTLRLSLQPNPPNSTFTCTASNPVDQKSVSLDLQSICQSGDTGTDTAMWMGPLCVGLIVVTAACVGMWLWKKRRKKPVSRTAVPTVPEEECPSEPHYAEIKRRSPPEGNDQDPGCPSERPLVTTIYDQIRVVPAGPSEQLT from the exons ATGACGGGTCGTCTGCTGCAGCCCGGCCGAGGACACAGCCGCTGTGAGGAGATGCCAAGCGAAGCAGGCAGCTGCTACAACAAAGAAGCCGAAGACCTGAGGCCGCTACCCACAG CTACAGGCAATGATGAGGACATGGAGGTGAGACGCCCCTCTGTCCCATTCCTGCTACTGCTACTGATCAGTTTCTTGGCAG GCATCGTAATTGGCCAAGAACTGACTCCCAACCGGCAGGTGAATGGGACTCTGGGAGGATCGGTCGTGCTGTCTGTGGATCTATCCCCCgggaaaaaggtgaaaaaaatcgAATGGAGCTTTAAGGCTGGGACAGGTGTGACGATCCAGCTGGCTGAGTTCAATGGGGAGAAGTTTGAGCGACCGGATCCCAGCGACAGATTTCAGCAGAGGCTAGAAATGTACAACGAGACCTCGCTGAGGATCAAGGCTCTGGAGCTGGGCGATAGCGGAGTTTATGAGGCCCGGGTTAAGATCCTACCAGCAACTCTGGAGGAACAGGCCTTTCTCCTCACTGTCTATG AGCCAGTGCCAGAGCCGGAGATAAAGAGTCACTCAGTCTCCAGCACGGCCGATGGGTGCAATGTCACTCTGCAGTGTCAGGCGTCTGGCAGGGAAGAGGTTAACCTCTCCTGGACGAGAGGGAACCCACCCCGAGGCCTGGGCGATTCTGAGCGGTACCAGCTCTCCCCTGATGGCAGGACCCTCCGCCTGTCTCTGCAGCCCAACCCCCCGAACTCTACCTTCACCTGCACGGCCAGCAACCCTGTCGACCAGAAGAGCGTCTCACTTGACCTGCAGAGCATCTGCCAAAGCGGAG ACACAGGCACAGACACAGCCATGTGGATGGGGCCTCTTTGCGTTGGGCTGATCGTCGTCACAGCAGCCTGTGTTGGGATGTGGCtgtggaagaaaaggaggaaaaagccAGTCAGCCGAA CTGCTGTCCCCACGGTCCCAGAGGAGGAATGTCCTTCAGAGCCCCACTATGCTGAGATCAAGAGGAGGAGCCCTCCGGAGGGGAACGACCAG GATCCTGGCTGCCCGAGCGAGAGACCACTGGTCACCACCATCTATGATCAGATCCGAGTGGTCCCAGCTGGCCCCTCTGAGCAGCTCACCTAG